The uncultured Desulfobulbus sp. genome window below encodes:
- a CDS encoding HD domain-containing phosphohydrolase → MTLDPRFQEEVQQLHHKRVYFILLVSMGLMLLFTALDYLLLPEQFTEFLRYRLAAVGIVALLLAANFFDYSHRRAWIIGITGYLFAGIIVLLTVLRMGGANSPYYVGVIVVITSYTALAPLSTAQTIISGLALVFLYLFGILMLSPMNHYELVSLFSNLFFMTCFVFIAATQSWADSTARKREFRLRHEESLASEKLTRQAQYLEQEVQRRTLEQKATEQRFRILYEAIVDDVLLVNSHGIIVQANQHAIDHYLGGTLSDQASIFDLACSQDRTCLERELLAPLNRGATVSAWRITLCGTDEAQAEVEISGALLKRGEKKLGIQLVLRDISIRQQLEKKLIGSLNRVRKMENAAILALAKLSEYRDVTPGNHLERIREYCRLLASELAQDPKYADTLTPNFIQNLYQGSILHDIGMVAVPDEILANKDTLSAKKKTLLRQHTRRGGDVIKSMMEGIQNTGFLTVAQNIAYFHHERWDGRGYPQGLRGSEIPIEARIMAVADAYEEHTTTLALDTRLSHAQTVQMIRDETGRQFDPAVVNVFLKCQDTMQLVNQTMAEPDPGLCMESGDCNLPSQ, encoded by the coding sequence ATGACACTTGATCCGCGATTCCAAGAGGAAGTTCAACAATTACACCATAAACGGGTGTACTTTATTCTCTTGGTCAGTATGGGGCTCATGCTTCTTTTCACCGCACTGGATTACCTGCTCTTACCTGAGCAGTTTACTGAGTTTTTGCGCTATCGCCTTGCTGCGGTGGGTATTGTTGCTCTCCTGCTTGCTGCCAATTTCTTCGATTATTCTCACAGGAGGGCCTGGATCATAGGCATTACAGGGTATCTCTTTGCCGGTATTATCGTTCTGCTGACTGTTTTACGTATGGGCGGAGCCAACTCACCCTATTACGTGGGAGTTATTGTCGTCATCACCAGCTACACAGCCCTGGCTCCTCTAAGTACAGCTCAGACCATCATCAGTGGCCTGGCGCTTGTTTTTCTCTACCTCTTCGGCATACTCATGCTCAGTCCCATGAACCATTATGAGCTTGTCAGTCTCTTTTCCAACCTTTTTTTCATGACCTGTTTTGTCTTTATTGCGGCAACCCAGAGCTGGGCCGACTCCACCGCTAGAAAGCGTGAATTTCGGCTGCGTCATGAAGAAAGCCTGGCCTCGGAAAAACTTACTCGGCAGGCTCAATATCTCGAGCAAGAGGTGCAGCGGCGCACCCTGGAGCAAAAAGCCACTGAACAGCGTTTTCGCATTCTTTATGAAGCCATTGTCGATGATGTATTGCTGGTAAACTCCCACGGAATAATTGTACAGGCCAACCAGCATGCCATCGATCACTACCTGGGAGGTACGCTATCTGACCAGGCTTCCATTTTTGATCTAGCTTGCTCACAGGACCGCACCTGCCTCGAACGTGAACTGCTTGCCCCTCTGAACCGGGGAGCAACCGTATCTGCCTGGCGTATTACCCTGTGTGGAACTGATGAAGCTCAAGCTGAAGTGGAAATAAGCGGAGCACTGCTCAAACGGGGAGAAAAAAAACTCGGTATTCAGCTGGTTTTGCGTGATATCAGCATCCGCCAGCAGCTCGAAAAAAAACTTATCGGCTCTCTCAACCGGGTTCGAAAAATGGAGAATGCCGCCATCCTCGCACTGGCCAAACTTTCGGAATACCGTGATGTAACCCCGGGAAATCACCTGGAGCGTATTCGTGAATACTGCCGCCTACTTGCCTCTGAACTGGCCCAGGACCCAAAGTATGCGGACACCCTGACCCCAAATTTTATCCAGAATCTTTACCAGGGCTCAATTCTCCATGACATTGGTATGGTTGCAGTGCCTGATGAGATCCTTGCCAACAAGGATACCCTTTCTGCAAAAAAAAAGACCCTGCTACGTCAGCACACTCGCAGGGGTGGGGATGTCATTAAAAGCATGATGGAAGGTATTCAAAACACTGGCTTTCTCACGGTTGCCCAAAACATCGCTTATTTCCATCATGAACGTTGGGATGGTCGAGGCTACCCTCAAGGATTACGTGGCAGTGAAATCCCCATTGAGGCGCGCATTATGGCCGTAGCCGACGCCTATGAAGAACACACCACAACTCTTGCTCTCGACACCCGCCTCTCCCATGCTCAGACCGTTCAGATGATACGCGATGAAACAGGTCGCCAGTTCGACCCAGCCGTGGTTAATGTCTTTCTCAAATGCCAGGACACCATGCAACTTGTCAATCAAACCATGGCAGAACCTGATCCTGGTTTATGCATGGAATCAGGGGATTGCAACCTGCCAAGCCAATGA